The following are encoded together in the Plasmodium malariae genome assembly, chromosome: 1 genome:
- the PmUG01_01031600 gene encoding Plasmodium exported protein, unknown function has translation MVQIKKFGKVIKIFLFTLLIWKCHNFYANTYGKSCIKRCILDNALDLRVSRLLYDETDVELERKYVSLKKKAEKIVNEDEYNFGNRLNKLMKICDLAKEYNMPLYYCDAQKSCSSLISKDNFEKSHDSIIYDNYIKHKHLRKSLVMDKYMPKRTNIFSSYYKKFKKMGENFERTIAKLLGLRPDFELGIKLGFDANLLN, from the exons atggtgcaaataaaaaaattcggTAAGgtcattaaaatttttttatttacccTTTTGATATGGAAGTGTCACAACTTCTAT GCAAATACTTACGGCAAATCATGTATAAAAAGATGCATCCTGGATAATGCATTAGATCTAAGGGTAAGTAGATTACTATATGATGAAACAGATGTAGAATTAGAACGAAAATATGtgtctttaaaaaaaaaagcagagAAAATAGTTAATGAAGATGAATACAATTTTGGAAAtagattaaataaattaatgaaaatttgtGATTTAGCAAAAGAATACAATATGCCATTGTATTATTGCGATGCTCAAAAATCATGTAGCTCACTAATTTCTAAagataattttgaaaaatccCATGAttcaataatatatgataattacATTAAGCATAAACATCTAAGAAAATCATTAGTAATGGATAAATATATGccaaaaagaacaaatatattttcttcgtATTATAAGAAGTTTAAGAAAATGGGtgaaaattttgaaagaaCCATTGCAAAATTATTAGGGTTAAGGCCAGATTTTGAATTAGGAATTAAATTAGGTTTTGATGCAAATTTGTTGAATTAG